One Phycisphaerae bacterium RAS2 DNA window includes the following coding sequences:
- a CDS encoding Phosphorylated carbohydrates phosphatase: MHSIGVIFDMDGVLVDSRAAHLESWVRLGAEIGRPIGEREFAGGFGRTSWEFIHETLGVPDLDEVKRLERRKEEIYRELIRGRVPAMPGAKELVATLHAAGAALAVGSSGPAENVSLVCEELRIGAFLRAVVTGDDVTRGKPDPQVFLIAAERIGMPANRCVVVEDAPVGIEAARAAGMRVIALAGTHVAPTLDRADRVVNALNEIEPAYVAQLLS, from the coding sequence ATGCATTCAATCGGCGTGATCTTCGACATGGACGGCGTGCTGGTGGACAGCCGGGCCGCGCACCTGGAGAGCTGGGTGCGACTTGGCGCGGAGATCGGCCGGCCGATCGGCGAGCGTGAGTTTGCCGGCGGGTTCGGCCGGACGAGTTGGGAGTTCATCCACGAAACGCTTGGCGTGCCGGACCTTGATGAAGTCAAACGACTTGAACGGCGGAAAGAGGAGATCTACCGCGAATTGATTCGGGGCCGTGTGCCGGCGATGCCCGGTGCGAAGGAGCTGGTCGCGACGCTTCACGCAGCCGGGGCGGCGCTGGCCGTGGGGTCATCCGGCCCGGCGGAGAACGTGTCGCTGGTGTGCGAAGAACTGCGCATCGGCGCGTTTCTTCGCGCGGTGGTCACGGGCGATGACGTGACGCGCGGCAAGCCCGATCCGCAGGTGTTCCTCATCGCGGCCGAGCGAATCGGAATGCCCGCGAACCGTTGCGTCGTGGTGGAAGACGCGCCGGTGGGGATTGAAGCGGCGCGGGCGGCCGGCATGAGGGTCATCGCCCTGGCTGGCACGCACGTTGCCCCGACGCTCGATCGCGCGGACCGCGTGGTCAACGCACTGAACGAGATCGAACCGGCCTATGTGGCCCAGCTCTTGTCGTGA
- the sigE_4 gene encoding ECF RNA polymerase sigma factor SigE, translated as MAPPPHELDTLRPLVERAAAGDPDSLGELLARFGPRVEAHLRIGRLWQTMLEPGDVMQVTYLEAFLQISSFRPEQFNQFEAWLARIAENNLRDAIRGLERQKQLPPSRRIAEPGASDSCVGLYEQLAATSTTPSRLAARKDIERLMQAAIDRLPPDYATAIRLYDLEGRPMSDVTTTMKRSAGSVHMLRARAHERLGELLGSASAWFESRG; from the coding sequence ATGGCCCCACCCCCCCACGAGCTGGACACCCTTCGACCGCTCGTCGAGCGCGCTGCGGCGGGCGACCCCGACAGCCTCGGCGAACTTCTGGCTCGATTCGGCCCGCGTGTCGAAGCGCATCTCCGGATCGGGCGACTCTGGCAGACGATGCTCGAGCCGGGCGACGTGATGCAAGTGACGTATCTGGAGGCCTTCCTGCAGATTTCCAGTTTTCGGCCCGAGCAATTCAACCAGTTCGAAGCCTGGCTTGCTCGGATCGCGGAGAACAACCTGCGTGACGCGATTCGCGGATTGGAACGCCAGAAGCAACTGCCCCCATCCCGGCGCATTGCCGAACCCGGCGCATCAGACTCCTGCGTCGGCCTCTATGAGCAACTCGCCGCGACCAGCACCACGCCCAGTCGACTCGCGGCACGCAAGGACATCGAACGCCTCATGCAGGCCGCGATCGACCGACTGCCTCCCGACTATGCCACCGCCATCCGGCTCTACGACCTGGAGGGCCGACCGATGAGCGACGTCACGACAACGATGAAGCGATCCGCCGGGTCGGTTCACATGCTGCGTGCCCGCGCCCACGAGCGATTGGGTGAGCTGCTCGGGTCCGCCTCGGCGTGGTTCGAATCGCGCGGGTGA
- the pknB_9 gene encoding Serine/threonine-protein kinase PknB: MSSAREPDDRHERWIAAAREQFERAGSDAVRLGGSSNPVPLHDVRAGGALSPRALSARALPTLPGYDDLRALHRGGQGIVYQAVQQTTGRTVAIKVLREGPFAGPADRLRFEREVSILAHLNHRGIVGILDRGEASGVHYLVMDFVEGRALDRHAFENGLPLVERLKLFIKVCDAVSAAHLRGVIHRDLKPGNILVDAAGEPRVLDFGLAKSAADDSCDEPAATRTGQFVGSLAWASPEQAMGRHAEVDIRSDVYSLGVILYHLMTHQMPYATACDLDQALTNIRSAEPVRPCTLCREIDADLETIVLKSLAKEPGRRYQSVGELSRDIARALRGEPIEARRDSSWYVLSRTLRRHRLTVSIVAGFVVLCATSAIAMSVLYARSQKLVGELGVATADAQKEAAKAKRVSQFAQGMLSGIDPARAGAMDKQLMRSVLDEAAAKVDSDLADSPEVEAAIRNTIGKAYQAISEFPAAKRHLDKALAIRREQLGETHADTLESMDSLATLLIDMALYREAEILCQKIVDARTASIGLDHEATLLAMSNLSEAIAVQGHFANAAELDRKVLALRTQLLGPEHPHTLTSMNNLASNLMWLQQFDEAESLYLKVIATEKHVKGEYHPHTLRTMSNLGLMYQEQLKMDEAEKWHRETLARRLQAMGENHLDTFESQANLAIVLRAKGQVAEAETMLRKLEESERRVLGPKHPFLGSTLFVLASIHARRGEFTEAVELLNEVVAVYESSLSPTHIKMQTTLIALGTCYARMGKYLDAERILLTGYETLQGRADVSSDWRESSIRYLVNLYEEWDKAEPSSGKAEKAAHWRAMLPPPTSTTAPGS, encoded by the coding sequence TTGAGCAGCGCACGGGAACCGGACGATCGGCACGAACGCTGGATCGCGGCCGCGCGCGAGCAGTTTGAACGCGCCGGGAGCGATGCGGTTCGTCTGGGTGGATCCTCCAACCCGGTCCCGCTGCACGATGTGCGCGCCGGCGGGGCACTTTCCCCAAGAGCGCTCTCCGCACGGGCGCTTCCGACCCTGCCGGGCTACGACGACCTGCGGGCGCTTCACCGCGGTGGGCAGGGCATTGTCTATCAGGCCGTTCAACAAACGACCGGCCGCACGGTCGCGATTAAGGTTCTCCGCGAGGGGCCGTTCGCCGGACCGGCCGACCGGCTTCGCTTCGAGCGCGAAGTCAGCATCCTGGCGCACCTGAACCACCGCGGCATCGTCGGGATTCTCGACCGTGGCGAAGCATCGGGCGTGCACTATCTGGTGATGGACTTCGTCGAGGGCCGGGCGCTGGATCGTCATGCCTTCGAGAACGGGTTGCCGCTCGTCGAGCGCCTCAAGCTGTTCATCAAGGTTTGCGATGCCGTCAGCGCCGCCCACTTGCGCGGGGTGATCCACCGCGACCTGAAGCCGGGGAACATTCTTGTCGACGCGGCGGGCGAGCCGCGCGTGCTGGATTTCGGGCTTGCCAAGTCCGCGGCAGATGATTCGTGTGACGAGCCGGCCGCGACGCGCACCGGGCAATTCGTCGGCTCGCTCGCGTGGGCCTCGCCGGAGCAGGCGATGGGCCGGCACGCGGAAGTAGATATTCGTAGCGATGTCTATTCGCTGGGCGTCATTCTGTACCACCTGATGACCCATCAGATGCCCTATGCGACGGCGTGCGATCTCGATCAGGCGCTGACCAACATTCGCAGCGCCGAGCCGGTGCGACCTTGCACGCTCTGCCGCGAGATCGATGCCGACCTCGAAACCATCGTGCTGAAGAGCCTTGCGAAGGAGCCGGGCCGCCGATACCAGTCGGTGGGGGAGCTGTCGCGTGACATCGCGCGGGCACTTCGGGGCGAGCCGATCGAGGCGCGGCGCGACAGCAGCTGGTACGTCCTTTCGCGCACCCTTCGCCGGCATCGCCTCACGGTCTCGATCGTCGCCGGCTTCGTCGTGCTCTGCGCCACATCGGCCATCGCGATGAGCGTGCTCTACGCGCGCAGCCAGAAGCTGGTTGGTGAACTGGGGGTCGCGACGGCCGACGCACAAAAGGAAGCCGCCAAGGCGAAACGGGTTTCTCAATTCGCGCAGGGAATGTTGAGCGGCATCGACCCCGCGCGGGCCGGTGCAATGGACAAGCAGTTGATGCGCTCGGTCCTGGACGAGGCCGCGGCAAAAGTGGACTCCGACCTGGCCGACTCGCCCGAGGTCGAAGCCGCCATCCGCAACACCATCGGCAAGGCCTATCAGGCAATCAGTGAGTTTCCAGCCGCGAAGCGGCACTTGGACAAGGCGCTGGCGATTCGACGTGAACAACTCGGAGAAACTCATGCGGACACGCTGGAGTCGATGGACAGCCTGGCCACGCTCCTGATCGACATGGCTTTGTACCGCGAGGCCGAGATTCTCTGCCAAAAGATCGTCGACGCGCGCACCGCCTCCATCGGGCTGGACCATGAAGCCACGCTTCTGGCGATGAGCAATCTTTCGGAAGCGATTGCCGTGCAGGGCCACTTTGCGAATGCCGCAGAATTGGATCGGAAGGTCCTGGCGCTGCGAACCCAATTATTGGGGCCGGAGCATCCTCACACGCTGACCTCGATGAACAACCTCGCGTCGAATCTCATGTGGCTCCAGCAATTCGATGAAGCCGAGTCGCTTTACCTCAAAGTCATCGCAACCGAGAAGCATGTCAAAGGGGAGTATCACCCGCACACGCTTCGCACCATGAGCAATCTCGGCCTGATGTATCAGGAACAGCTCAAGATGGACGAGGCGGAGAAATGGCATCGCGAGACGCTCGCCCGCCGCCTGCAAGCCATGGGGGAGAACCATCTCGACACCTTCGAATCGCAGGCCAATTTGGCGATCGTACTGCGCGCCAAGGGCCAGGTGGCGGAGGCGGAGACGATGTTGCGCAAATTGGAGGAATCCGAGCGCCGCGTGCTGGGACCGAAACATCCGTTTCTGGGTTCGACGCTTTTCGTGTTGGCCTCGATCCACGCGCGGCGGGGAGAGTTCACCGAGGCGGTCGAATTGCTCAACGAAGTGGTTGCCGTGTATGAATCTTCGCTTTCACCCACGCACATTAAGATGCAGACCACTCTGATTGCGCTGGGAACGTGCTACGCTCGCATGGGAAAGTACCTCGACGCGGAACGCATCCTCCTGACCGGCTACGAAACACTGCAAGGCCGAGCGGATGTCAGCAGCGACTGGCGCGAATCGTCAATTCGGTACCTGGTCAATCTCTACGAAGAGTGGGACAAGGCCGAGCCGTCCAGCGGCAAGGCGGAAAAAGCCGCCCACTGGCGCGCGATGCTCCCGCCGCCGACATCAACCACGGCGCCGGGATCGTGA
- the rplT gene encoding 50S ribosomal protein L20, producing MPRTKTHVAHKKKVRRILKAAKGYYGARSKLLGPARDTVLRAGVYAYRDRRARKRDFRSLWITRITAACRARGLSYSKFINGLKLSNITLNRKMLSEIAIADPEAFDAIVELARKKIGKTGKAA from the coding sequence ATGCCACGCACGAAGACACACGTCGCACATAAGAAAAAGGTCCGGCGGATTCTCAAGGCCGCCAAAGGGTACTACGGCGCGCGCAGCAAGCTGCTCGGCCCGGCGCGGGACACCGTGCTGCGTGCCGGCGTGTATGCCTACCGCGATCGCCGCGCCCGAAAGCGCGACTTCCGCTCGCTGTGGATCACGCGCATCACCGCCGCCTGCCGCGCGCGGGGGCTGTCGTACAGCAAGTTCATCAACGGCTTGAAGCTCTCCAACATCACACTCAATCGCAAGATGCTTAGCGAGATCGCCATTGCCGACCCCGAGGCGTTTGACGCGATCGTGGAACTGGCCCGCAAGAAAATCGGCAAGACCGGCAAGGCGGCCTGA
- the rpmI gene encoding 50S ribosomal protein L35 → MPKMKRHKGLAKRVKVTASGKVKYRKANMGHLMSGKGGNRRRRLTSKGILANKALSRKIATALQA, encoded by the coding sequence ATGCCCAAGATGAAACGGCACAAGGGGCTTGCCAAGCGTGTGAAGGTGACGGCCAGCGGGAAGGTGAAGTACCGCAAGGCGAACATGGGTCACCTGATGAGCGGGAAGGGCGGCAATCGCCGCCGTCGCCTGACGAGCAAGGGAATTCTGGCGAACAAGGCCTTGAGCCGCAAGATCGCCACGGCGTTGCAGGCCTAA
- the infC gene encoding Translation initiation factor IF-3: MAREAGLDLVEVSPNERPPVCKIMDYGKHKYLLSKKQKHKHHEQKMKEVRIRPKTDPHDRKIKLEHAREFLSRGDKVQFTMIFKGRERFHQEIGQESFNEIAAGLTDVGKVERDAKMLGRKMTMIMIPLKVPTPGKPVGSKPVGSKSAGSKSDGKPKPPKPTAKPAEGSAEAGSAAMGTATPDPVSPPAPNPAATTTGS, from the coding sequence ATGGCGCGGGAGGCCGGCCTGGACCTGGTGGAAGTCTCGCCCAACGAGCGCCCGCCGGTGTGCAAGATCATGGACTATGGCAAGCACAAGTACTTGCTGTCCAAGAAGCAGAAGCACAAACATCACGAGCAGAAGATGAAAGAGGTGCGGATTCGCCCGAAAACCGATCCGCACGATCGGAAGATCAAGCTGGAGCACGCACGCGAATTTCTCTCGCGCGGCGACAAAGTCCAGTTCACCATGATCTTCAAGGGCCGCGAGCGGTTCCATCAGGAGATCGGTCAGGAGTCGTTCAACGAGATTGCCGCCGGGCTGACCGATGTCGGCAAGGTCGAGCGCGACGCGAAAATGCTCGGCCGAAAAATGACGATGATCATGATCCCGCTGAAAGTGCCGACCCCCGGCAAGCCCGTGGGGAGCAAGCCCGTGGGGAGCAAGAGCGCAGGGAGCAAGTCCGACGGCAAACCGAAGCCTCCCAAGCCGACAGCCAAGCCCGCAGAGGGTAGCGCCGAAGCGGGATCGGCCGCGATGGGAACGGCCACACCGGATCCTGTTTCTCCACCGGCTCCCAACCCGGCGGCCACGACAACGGGTAGCTGA